From Piscinibacter gummiphilus:
GCGGAAGAGCGGCTCGGCCGGAACGACGTTCTCGGTCACGAATTTCATGAGCCGCTCTTGCCATTCGAGCATCTTCGGGGTGGGGGCGAAGTTCATCCAGGGTCTCCTTTTGTCGTCGGTATGACCCTAGCCTACGAACATACTTGTTTTTCTGCAAGCCAGGGTTCTCACCTGGGAACTACGCCATACCGGGACGGAGATCTTTCCCGTTCTGCCCCTCGGATCAACGGCCGAGAACCACCCCGCCGTCGACCACCAGCGTGTGCCCCAGCACGTAGTCACCCGCACGCGAGGCCAGGAAGATCGCGGCGCCCGCCATGTCTTCATCGCTGCCGATGCGCTTGGCCGGAATGCGGGCGGCCACCGCCTCTTCATGGTCGCGTGCCGCGCGGTTCATCTCGGATGCGAACGCGCCCGGAGCGATGGCGGTGGTGACGATGTGGTGCTGGATCAGGTGCGTGGCCATGCGCTTGGTCAGGTGGATCAGACCGGCCTTGCTCGCGGCATACGAATATGTCTCCAGCGGGTTCACGGCGATGCCGTCGATCGAGGCCACGTTGATCACCTTCGAGGGCTTCTCGGCCGTCGCGCCCTTGGCGAGCAGTGGCTTCAGGGCCTGCGTGAGGAAGAAGGGCGACTTCATGTTGAGGTTGACGACCTTGTCCCAGCCGCTTTCCGGGAACTCGTCGAAATCGGCGCCCCACGCCGCACCCGCGTTGTTGACGAGGATGTCGAGCTGGCTTTCGTGCTGGCTGTAGGCGGCGACCAGGCCCTGGATGCCGGCCATGCCCGACACGTCGGCTGGCAGCGAGACGCAGGTGCCGAGCGCCGAGAGGTCCTTCGCAGTGGCGTCGCAGGCCTCGGCCTTGCGCGCCGAGATGTAGACCTTCGCGCCTTGCGACAGGAAGCCTTCCGCGATCATGCGGCCGATGCCGC
This genomic window contains:
- a CDS encoding SDR family oxidoreductase, whose amino-acid sequence is MNTTQLFSLKGRTALITGGSRGIGRMIAEGFLSQGAKVYISARKAEACDATAKDLSALGTCVSLPADVSGMAGIQGLVAAYSQHESQLDILVNNAGAAWGADFDEFPESGWDKVVNLNMKSPFFLTQALKPLLAKGATAEKPSKVINVASIDGIAVNPLETYSYAASKAGLIHLTKRMATHLIQHHIVTTAIAPGAFASEMNRAARDHEEAVAARIPAKRIGSDEDMAGAAIFLASRAGDYVLGHTLVVDGGVVLGR